TTGAAACCAGAAAATGTACATAACTGCATTAGAAAGATGAATTAAGCCTGACAAGTGAGGCTAGCAAATGTTTGCTATTGATTTACTCTCCAAAAAAAGCGATAGGGTTGCCTTTCTTCAAACGTAAATGTGTATTTATGCAGTATGTCTGCCATTTTTAGTATCTATTCATATTGATTGATCTGAAATTagtttataaaaaaaactatTGCTGAATTATGAAAAACTGGTCTTTGATTCAGCAGCCCTGGTATTCCTTAAAATAGTACGCACCAGGAAAAAAGATATTTGAGTGTGGCAGTGTTTGGATTCCACTCCTAAAACTAGAACATCAAATCCCACCCACTGGATCCCAGGAGAAGGTCTTAGGTTAAATCCCTAGTGTCTGCAGGTGAGGTTCAGAGAGACTCCTGCCTTGAAATCCTGAAAAtggctgccagtcaatgtagacaatactgagctaaatgggccgGTGGTCTAAGTTAGCTTTATATAGTCCTTTGTTAACCAGGTCTGGGGGCCAGAAAGGCAGTTTGCCACACAATCTTGTGCATCTGCTCACAGAATTGTCAGGTGATATAAGAAATTTGATACCACTTGGCAAAAAGGGCTTCCCTATTATATAGGATAGTCAGTCATTGCATATAAAATTCAAGGACAGCTGTAGCTTTATGTCTCTTATCATTTGAACATTTACTAACAATTTCCTTCTAGGTGAAACTCTGGGCAACTTTATCTTGCATTGATTAAAATTTATCTGGAGTCTGGATAAAATAGCTCCAGGGAACTTATCTGGCTATTCTTGCACACTTTCCCTTCCCTTCGCCTCTGATTTCATTTACGACCTCCTGAAACAATTTTGACCCATCAAGCTGAATGCCGCCAATTAACTAAATATGGTTACGTGGGCCTTAAGatacctctctctccctttccgtTCTCGTTGTCTGAATGCTTGCTACATTGAATGAGAGAACCAGAGGAAGAAGCTGCGATTagaatgctttagttgaaataATATAACATATTTTGCCTAAAGTGCCCCACAAATGAAGCCAGGGTCCTCTAGCAGGTTCAGAATATAACTGAAAGCACTTGTAAAAAGCATTGAATCCTAAAGAACCGATggcactgtgtttttaatataacTTGGAAAATTAGGctacattaaacaaacaaaaaagtttcTTGCAtgtcacattaaaatgctgaagaaCCATATTCACCTTGATCCATAGAACTTCAGGAGCAGCAGAGAGCGGTGTTCATATTGCTACCCATGTGGAGACAATGCCTAATGCAGAAGCCAGCCAATACATAGGGTAGCAATATATAGTTATGGTGTGTCAAATCCCACACACTTCTGCACATCCAAATAGCAGATCCATGCATGGAAATCTTTTTGCACAACTGAGTTGTGTTTATTGGATCTGGGTGGCTCTGGCCTCACTGGTGTATATATAGGTTGAAAGAATTCTGCTGTTGTCCAAAGCAAGCTCAACATGCAACACTGAAATAATCAGACGTAAGAATGTACACTTAGAGGCAGCATCCTGATATGTTCAGGTTTGCGACTGGATGGCGATGAATCTCGGTATCCGCCAGGCTTCTCTGCAGAGCCACAAAAGCTGCAAAATATGGCTCCTCCGCTGATTAGACATGCTGAGGTGATCCAGCCTAAATAGAGTGCAGGTCCCAGTTCACGTTTCCGGCCAAACTGGATTACTGGATTGTGGAAGTCCTCGATGATGTTTTTGGCAGTCCAGGAAACAGGAATCAGCACAATGACCCCAGTCAGAAGGAAAATTGCTCCTGCTGCCAACAAAATCTTGTTCTTCATCTGCTCATTACTGCCAGGACATCGGATGCACTTTGTGCCAGCAACGGCAATCAGAAAGGCAATAACTGACAGGGCACATGCTGTGCACATTAGTCCTCTGGATGCTtccaaggcaggtggaagggccAACAAGGATCCGTAGAATTTGCACTGATGCTTCTTGAAATGATTGACACACACCATCCATAGACCCTCCCAAATGGTCTCAAAGACTATGATGTTACTTTCTGTGAAGGCAGATACTTTCCACTGAGGCATCAGAGTGACGGTTAACGTTCCAACCATGCCAATGCCCCCAAGCAGCAGGGCCACAGTTTGCAATGCACAGCAAGCCATGGGGCTTCTCAGAAAGTGATGCCCAAGCAAAAATAATTCAGGAATACTTTTCTAAAGAAGATCTTGCATTTCTCCCCAAAACATACGAATCTTCCCCATAGTTTCTTCATGTGGCAGATGAATTTAAGATGGACTATGCCTGTAATCCTGAAGAACAAGGAGGAAGAAATCCACTTCTGCCTACCCTGAAGGAGCTTCTATATATTTCATCTAAAGTTCCACAGTGAGTCAAGGCCCAATACCTTTGTGGCCAATCAGATTCTGTGCAAGGGTGAGTCCAGACATATTCTACCTgacattgttgtttttttgtgtgttcgAGTGCTGCTAACATGCTATAATTAAATGATTATGCTCTAATTTTAGATCCCCAATTACAGCACTAATAATTATTTTTCAGCAATAATCATTGCATCAGTGTCAAAGCACAATAGCTTAATCACGTTTTCCGGTTAAAAAGTCACATAAACACATTTACAATTTACTGGtgacaaaaaaaaattgtaaggTTTATTTAGGTTGAGTTTAGAAGTTTTTCAATGCTGCAAACAAAAGAATATGAACTTGTGTGTGGATATATGAtgcgatacgataatctttattatcattgtcccatacagaacaacaaacttgaaaaaaatctacatcagacattcaaaaacaatatactcccatagagactaacttacactgcgtttaaaaccaaaatcacatttggatagaaactgtttctgagGTGGctggtcctagtctttataaccctgtaccttcacacacacacacacacacacacacacacacacacttttacaatGTAAATCAGGGTGGGCAACCTGAgctcatccagatgttgttggccgaCAACTCCCATATGTCCCAACCAGTTTGCCCAATTGAcaagaatggtgggagctgtggtccaacaacatcttaagAGGTATAGGTTGCTCACCCCTGCTATATGTCTTTTCTAAGTTCTGCCCAACTTTCTCAAGAGATGTGCTTAGTTTGCTAATGGGATCTTAATAcacaaaggggaaatgtgtgtttccTTTGCAGCAGCCACTCCCGTCACCTCCTATGCTGTgtccccacccctccaaaaaagatAGGGGAACCAGTACAGACAGAAGGGGGAGCCAAGAAAAATGTCCTGCCCACTTTCTGATCATGGAagactctgctggatcagaaagCCTACCATCAGGAAAGGGACATAATTCGGCAATCTGGAACTTCTAGGCCATTAATGATGCATGAGAGCAATGTTTCTCAAAGAGTAAGCCAAGACCCACCAGTGGCTCTTCAGCCACTTTCAGATGGGCCTTGGTGCCACAGCCTACCCAGCGCCTCCTCACTTGCCTTTCCCCACCATTCAGCCATGACATAGGCTTTTGGTTGGACCAGTGCCAGCACTAGCAACTCCTTGCATGCTGAGTAAAAACAGCTAGGAGTAGGAGGAAAATGTGACTATAAAAGAaccaaggaggagagagagaagaaactggGAGGGGTTCTGTAGGGGAGGCACGGAAGATATAGTTCAAGAAGAATGGGTGAAGAAATGATAACAAATACTTTGGGAGGCACAgtaacatagaattgtagagttggaagggaccctgagattcTCCAAATTCTCCTTAAAATGGGGAGACTGAGTCACAATAACCTCATAGCAAATGTCTCCTCTAAAGCTTGTGGAAAGCTGAGCTCTGAAACTTCACACCACAAGAAAAACACGATGGCAAAAGGATTTCGCAATTTCAAAAGATGGAGTAGAAATCAGTAGAAAGTGATGCCAGCTGATTATGCCAAACTCTGTCTCCATCTGTTATCATTTTGCAACTGGCTCTGACCCTGCACTATCCTTTTgtgatggggggagggaggggtggctcagcagttTTCAGCCATCTCAAGTGCACCTTGGAGGTAGAAAGTTTGGGAATCCCTGCACTGGAGATTGAGAGTGCAGTAGCACAGACACATTCTGCACTCACCATGAAGTTTTGTTCTCTCCTCACAATAATATTGTGCCCCATGTTCTTCCCTTCTCCAGGTGAATTGTAAAGCATATGTATGTAAGCAAATATTAAGGTGTATATGTACATATATTAGGTAACGGTATAAAGATCCTGTGTAGAGTCCAAAGTCCAGGGAAATGTCACTTTCTTGATGGCGTAAACTTGAGTAGCATGAAGGCATTCAGGTTAAGCAGACTTTTGAGTGCCAAAACCCCAAAACTGTCATAAAAATAATGAAACCTGGGGCACAGTATAGCAACATTAATGTGAAAAACAAAACTCTTAATGCGCCCTCTTTTACTCCCCACAAAGCTGTCTCAAATTGTATCAGGGCCACAGTGTCTCT
The sequence above is a segment of the Podarcis muralis chromosome 4, rPodMur119.hap1.1, whole genome shotgun sequence genome. Coding sequences within it:
- the LOC114596027 gene encoding claudin-8-like, with translation MACCALQTVALLLGGIGMVGTLTVTLMPQWKVSAFTESNIIVFETIWEGLWMVCVNHFKKHQCKFYGSLLALPPALEASRGLMCTACALSVIAFLIAVAGTKCIRCPGSNEQMKNKILLAAGAIFLLTGVIVLIPVSWTAKNIIEDFHNPVIQFGRKRELGPALYLGWITSACLISGGAIFCSFCGSAEKPGGYRDSSPSSRKPEHIRMLPLSVHSYV